A portion of the Lolium rigidum isolate FL_2022 chromosome 1, APGP_CSIRO_Lrig_0.1, whole genome shotgun sequence genome contains these proteins:
- the LOC124682621 gene encoding hexokinase-4, chloroplastic-like: protein MSAAVGSPFPAVAVAQNSRRGRAAAVQVRSSAMAAAAPILDDLRLRCATPLPLLRHVADAMAADMRAGLAADGAGELKMIPSYVYSLPTGNETGLFYALDLGGTNFRVLRVQLGGKDRRVIDSESEQVSIPKEIMHGTTEELFDFIAARLSNFVAKEGGNFRLQKGRKREIGFTFSFPVKQTSIDSGILIKWTKGFAVSGTAGKDVVACLNAAMERQGLDMRVSALVNDTVGTLAGAHYWDEDVMVAVILGTGTNACYIEKNDFIPKLLHLGPVAGNTIINTEWGAFSDGLPLTEFDRDMDAESINPGEQIFEKTISGMYLGEIVRRVLAKMAQEHDLFGHSFADKLAQPFVLRTPHLCAMQQDSSNDLGEVQLILRDVIGVNESSLAERRAIVDVSDCIVKRGSRLAGAGIAGILQKMESDSNGQVLGRRTAVAMDGGLYENYPQYRSYMTEAMVELLGPHDSKHVVVEHTKDGSGIGAALLAAANSKYAAQSST, encoded by the exons ATGTCCGCCGCCGTAGGCTCGCCGTTCCCGGCCGTGGCCGTGGCGCAGAACAGCCGGCGGGGTCGCGCCGCCGCTGTGCAGGTCCGTAGCTCGGCGATGGCCGCGGCGGCGCCCATCCTGGACGACCTGAGGCTGCGGTGCGCGACGCCGCTCCCTCTGCTGCGGCACGTGGCGGACGCCATGGCCGCGGACATGCGCGCCGGGCTTGCCGCGGACGGCGCCGGCGAGCTCAAGATGATCCCCAGCTACGTCTACTCGCTCCCCACTGG GAATGAGACAGGGCTGTTCTATGCCCTGGATCTTGGAGGTACCAACTTCAGAGTCCTCAGGGTGCAGCTGGGAGGAAAAGATAGGCGTGTCATCGACAGCGAGTCCGAGCAAGTGTCGATCCCAAAAGAAATCATGCATGGAACAACTGAG GAACTCTTCGATTTCATTGCGGCCCGCCTGTCGAATTTTGTGGCCAAGGAGGGCGGCAACTTTCGTCTTCAGAAAGGTAGAAAGAGAGAGATAGGTTTTACCTTCTCCTTTCCGGTAAAGCAAACTTCTATTGATTCCGGCATTCTGATCAAGTGGACAAAGGGTTTTGCCGTCTCTGGAACT GCTGGAAAGGATGTAGTTGCCTGTCTAAATGCTGCAATGGAGAGACAAGGGCTTGACATGCGTGTATCTGCTTTG GTAAACGATACCGTTGGAACCTTAGCTGGAGCGCATTATTGGGATGAGGACGTGATGGTTGCAGTAATATTGGGCACTGGCACAAATGCTTGCTACATTGAGAAAAACGATTTTATCCCAAAGCTCCTACACCTTGGGCCTGTAGCAGGAAACACG ATTATCAACACTGAGTGGGGAGCGTTTTCAGATGGTCTTCCACTAACTGAATTTGACAGGGACATGGATGCTGAGAGCATAAATCCCGGTGAGCAG ATATTTGAGAAGACGATTTCTGGTATGTACCTTGGAGAAATTGTGCGGAGAGTGCTGGCCAAAATGGCTCAAGAGCATGATCTGTTTGGCCATTCTTTCGCTGACAAACTTGCTCAGCCGTTTGTCCTAAG aacccCACATTTGTGTGCTATGCAACAAGATAGCTCAAATGACCTGGGAGAAGTTCAATTAATCTTACGCGATGTCATCGGT GTCAACGAATCTTCTCTAGCGGAACGGAGGGCTATCGTAGATGTTTCTGATTGCATCGTCAAGAGAGGCAGTCGGTTGGCTGGTGCCGGCATTGCTGGCATTCTTCAGAAGATGGAGAGCGACTCCAATGGGCAGGTCTTAGGGAGACGAACAGCGGTCGCGATGGATGGTGGACTTTACGAGAATTACCCTCAGTACAGGTCGTATATGACCGAGGCTATGGTGGAGCTTCTCGGGCCCCATGACTCGAAGCACGTAGTCGTTGAGCACACAAAAGATGGGTCTGGCATCGGCGCAGCACTGTTGGCTGCCGCAAACTCAAAATATGCAGCGCAGTCCTCGACATGA